ACGAACTGCTTCTCGCCGTTCTCGATGCGGGAGGCGAGGACCTGGCAAACGAAGGCGACACGTTCTCGGTGTACACCGATCCCTCAGCGGTGCACACCGTCGCGGAGGCGCTCAAAAAACAGGGATATCCCGTAGCGAACGCAGAGTCTCAGCTTCTTCCCAAGACCACAGTCTCCGTGTCGGAAAAGAATATGGCGGCAAAAATTATGAAACTTCTCGACGCGCTCGAAGAACACGACGATGTACAGAATGTCGCCTGCAACGTGGATATACCAGACGATGTCCTTGAATCCCTCGACGAGTGATCCGTGAAATTTCGCTGTCTCGGTGTCGATCCAGGACTTGGAAGACTTGGTTTCGGCGTAATAGCCCAAGAGCGCTCGACTCTGAGGGTAGAACGCTTTGGTTGCATTGAGACACCTCCTCATTCGGTTCTTCCGGGACGTTTGTTGTTGTTATATGAAGAATTGCACAAGATTTTCGAAGAACGCACGATCCATTTGGTTGCAGTGGAACAGCTCTTCTTCGGCCGCAATACCACGACTGCCGCGATGGTCTGGCAGGCCAGAGGAGTTGTTCTTCTCTCCGCTGCACAGGCAGGTATTCCCACAGTGGAGCCCAAACCTTCGGAAGTGAAACTCGCCGTGTGCGGCAACGGGAATGCCGAGAAGAAGCAGGTCCAGGGAATGATTCGGTATCTTCTCGGCCTCTCGGCTCCGCCAAAACCTGATGATGCCGCGGATGCCCTGGCTGTGGCGATTGCCGGGATCGCCCTGTGGCGTTGGAATAGTGGAGAAACTCCATCACCGTAGACGTTACAGGGAAATCACCGTTCAGCGGAAGAAGTGGTGCCGCAGAGTGCGAAGCCTCTCGCAAAAACGGACCTTGAATGACGCCGAAGTCGGAGGAAACCATGCTGCAACATCTTCAGGGAATTGTCGATTCCATTGAAAACCAGTACGTCGTTCTCGACGTGGGCGGCCTCGGTTTTGCACTTCTTTGCTCCAGGAGCGTTCTTGCCAGAGCCCAACGAGGGGGAAACCTTCGTCTTTACACGTCCCTGTCCGTCGCAGAGGGAGGCATTCTTTCTCTTTTCGGTTTTTCTACCCCCGAGGAACGAAAACTTTTCGACATGTTGACTTCCGTCAAAGGAATCGGCGGAAAGATGGCCATGGGGCTTCTCGGCACACTTGAAATGGAGACAATTCTCCACGCCATTCTCTCGGGATCGCCGGTTTTGCTCGCGTCCGCTCCGGGAATCGGGCGAAAGACAGCAGAACGCATCTGTTTCGAATTGCAAGAGAAGATCAAAAAGACGCCCTTGCTCTCCCAAACCATAGTTGTTCCCGAACTTTCCGGTCAGTCCACAGTGGCGGCTGCTGTTCTTCAAGCTTTGGAATCTCTTGGCTTCTCTCTTGCCGAGTCTCGGGAAGGACTTCAAGAAGCTTTGAAGAAAACGGTTCCGCCCGACTCTGAGGAACAACTGCTCCAGGCGGCACTGCAATCCCTCACGCGAAGGAGGTGACGACTCGTATGTTTTCCTCCGAAGAACCCTCTTTTTCTGCGCTCGAATCGAGAAACATCCCCGATCGACCTTCAGCGAAAGAGACACAACGTCTCGTCACACCTCCACGGCAAACCGAAGGGGACGATTTCGTCCATCTCCGCCCCAAAAATTTGCGAGATTTTGTCGGACAAGAAGCGCTCCGGCAAAAGTTGTCCATTTTCGTCACCGCCGCAAGGCAAAGAGGTGAACCGCTCGACCACGTCCTTTTCTACGGCCCTCCTGGCTTGGGAAAGACCACACTGGCAGGCATCATCTCCCGGGAAATGGGTGGAGAATTGCGCATCACAACCGGACCGGCGCTTGAGAGGGCAGGGGATTTAGCGGCGATCCTCTCCAACCTGCAGCCGAAAGACGTTCTCTTTATCGACGAAATTCACCGACTCAGTCCATCCGTGGAAGAAATTCTCTATTCCAGCATGGAGGATTTCGCCCTCGATATCGTGGTTGGAAAGGGACCTCTCGCACGTACCATACGTCTTCAACTTCCCCCGTTCACTCTTGTGGGAGCAACCACCCGTCTCGGCCTGCTCACCTCACCCCTCCGGAGCCGTTTCGGTATCGTCGAGCAACTTGATCTTTACACACCCGAGGAATTGGCCACCATTGCCATTCGTGCGGCCGGGACTTTCGGCGTTGCCATCGACGAGAACGCCGCTCTGGAAATGGGGCGCCGCTCTCGGGGAACACCCCGGATCGCCCTACGCCTCCTCCGAAGGATCCGCGACGTTGCGGAAGTACGCGGCGCCTCGGCCATAGATCTTCCAATGTCGAGACTAGCCTTGGAAATGCTCGGTGTGGATGACCTCGGCCTCGATGAAGGAGATCGGAAGTTGCTTCGCGCTCTGGTCGAACTCTTCGGCGGAGGTCCTGTCGGCCTGACAACGCTTGCTGCCGCGCTCAATGAGGAAAGCCAAACCATTGAGGACATCTACGAGCCTTTTTTGATTAGGAAGGGACTCCTGGAGCGCACTCCCCGCGGAAGAAAAGCGACGTCCGGTACCTTTGCCTACCTGGGGAAAAATCCACCAAGGGAGTTCGAGCAGCTTTCCTTCGCCGCTACGCTTGAGGAGGAAGAGAGATACGTCTCAAAGGAAGGGGGATGATGTCTGTGAATACGATTGCGAAACTTTTTCTCGTCGCGGGAGTTCTTCTGCTTTCTCTCGGTCTGCTTTTGCTTCTTTTCGAAAAATGTTCGATCCCTTTCGGAAAACTCCCGGGAGATTTCGTTTTCCGTCGAAAGAACATTACAATCGCATTCCCGTTTATGACAATGCTCATCATAAGTCTCCTGCTCACTGTAGGAATTAATATATTTTGGCGCTGGTTCCGTTGAAAAGCATTTCCTGCCTGGAAGAAATAGGGGTATTTCTATGCAGCGTCAAAACTTCACGATGAACTTGTTCTGGAAAACATGATGTGGAGGTCTTCCATGATGTACGCACATCGCACCTTCCGAAACGTGCTCCTTGTGGCTTCTTTTGTCTTTATCGTCGTCCTCGCTCCTTTCGCCGAAGGGGCGGAAAAAACGCTCACCGTAGGTGTCGCTCTGGACGTTACCCAAGGAACGCTGTCTTCCAGAAGCGCTTTCATTCTGACGGACAGAAACGGCAAAAAGCTCAGTGTGCCACGTTCCGTAGTTTTTTCCGTACCCAAACCGGGAACGATCCTCGTGGGAAAAACTTCCCTAGCCCTTCCCGTGAACATATCCGGCAAATCTCCGTTGACGTTCGAGAAAACTGCGTATCGGGGTTCACTGCGTCTTACTCAAAACAAATCAGGCGTTAATGTTATCAACGTGATCGGAGTCGAGGGCTATCTCCGAGGAGTTCTGAAAATGGAGGTCAATCCGCAATGGCCCTTCGAGACACTCAAAGCTCAGGCGATCATTGCCCGAACCTACGCGCTGAAGCATGTCGGACGACATAGAGACCAGGGTTTCGATCTTTGTGCGACGCAACACTGTCAGGTCTACAGAGGTGTGAACGCCGAGGATCCTCGAAGCGACAAGGCCATTTCGGTGACGAAAGGCATGGTTCTTACCTATAGAGGTGAGCTTGCTTTGACTCCGTATCATTCCGACAGTGGCGGTGTCACTGCGGATGTTTCCAGTGTCTGGGGAGGAAGTCACGAGTACCTTCAGGCGCGGGAGGAACCGTTCGCCTCCGGATCCCCCTATGCATCCTGGGAGAGCAGTTTCAGCGAGAGAGAGCTCGCCGATGCCATAAGAAGCCTCGGCGTGAATGTGGGAAGTATCATCTCTCTCATTCCGGAAAACAAAGATCCCCGAGGAAGAGTACCGCGTCTGCTCGTAGAGGGCACGACCGGCAAAGCGTCCGTTTCAACACATCAGCTCCGCATGGCCCTTGGACCGACCGTTCTTCGAAGTACCGTGTTCGAAATTTCCGCCAGTCCCCGAGGAAACGACGTACCTTCGGCAACATCCACTTTTCCCGCGCCTACTCCGGCGAGTCCGCCGACGGGAAGCGATACAAACCGTTCCCTCACCTCGGGAGAGGATCTGGTTATCGCCCTTACGCAAGAAGGGGCTTTTTCCACGGAAGAACTCATGGACATGCTCCTCCATCCGGAGAAAAGACAGGACTATGTCCAGAAAGCTCTCTCCAGGAGCAAGCGCCCTTCCCTGCCGGTCGTTCCAGTGCCTGAAGCGCCGGCTATGCCGGGGAAAACGTTCCATTTCAAGGGCAGGGGATGGGGACACGGGGTGGGTCTCTCCCAATGGGGGGCGAAAAGCATGGCCGACAGGGGATGGACCTGTACCCAGATCCTCGATCACTACTATCCCGGAACCTCGACGAAGAAAGTGTATTGAAGCCCGAATGACGAGAGACGACTCAACGAAATACGCGCTGCCTGCTCCGTCCCTTTTTGCGGCAGACTCCTACGAGTATGTCTTGCCCAAAGAGCAAATCGCCCAGAATCCGGTGGAACCGAGGGATCACTCGAAACTCCTTGTGCTGCAGCGAGGGACCGAAAAATGCGAACATCGTCATTTCTTTGACCTTCCCGATTATCTTGAAGCAGGGGATCTTCTGGTTTTGAACAACACGAGGGTTCTCCCCGCACGGCTTCTGGGCGAAAAAGTTTCCTCGGGAGCACATGTTGAAATCCTTCTCCTTCGCCCCGTATGCGATGACTGGACATACTGGGAAGCTCTCGTCCGCCCCGGGAAAAAGCTTCGAGAAGGACACGAAGTCCGTCTTGTCGACGGGACCTTTCTTTATGTGGAGAAAGTCCAGGAAGAAGGCATCAGGCTCATCCGTTTTCCACGGAACGTGAATGTGCGTGCAGTTCTCGACAGAGCGGGTGAAATTCCTCTTCCCCCTTATATCACGGACACCTCCGCGGAACGGGAGCGTTACCAGACGGTCTATGCGGAAAAAGAAGGATCCGTCGCTGCACCCACAGCGGGATTGCACTTTACACGGACATTACTTGAGACGCTCCATACAAAGGGAATCGAGATAGCATTCCTCACGCTCCATGTCGGACTCGGAACGTTTCGCCCCGTTTCCTCATCTGATATCCGGGAACATGCCATGCACAGGGAGTATTATTCCGTACCTCCCTCCACGGCAGAAGCACTGAAACAAGTCCGCCACAAAGGCAAAAGAGTCATCGCCGTGGGAACGACCGTTGTTCGCTGCCTGGAGAGCGCTTCCGAAACGACCCTCTCTTGCGGAGGAGACGGAGACACGGACATTTTTATCTACCCCGGATTCCGTTTTCGTGTCATTGACGGTATGGTGACGAACTTTCACCTCCCTCGAAGCACGCTGCTCATGCTTGTAGCCGCGTTCGCGGGATACGAGAAGACATTGAACGCCTACGCGCTTGCAGTCGCTGAAAAGTACCGTTTTTTCTCTTTCGGAGACGCAATGCTCGTGCTCTAGCTTTTAAGCAAGTGTCGCTGCGTTGCCACACCCTTTTTCCCACAGGGGGATCAACAAAGAATCTCAAGCGGGCCCACGGTTCGAAATCTTGCTACAATATCCTTGAAAGGATACGACCCAATCCCGAGAGGAGGTTGTGTTGTGTGGACCTGGAGTGCCCTTGTGCCACACCCTCCCGTTCTCATTCCTCAAGTGGGACGAGGCAGAGAGCGGAAGGCCCTGAAGACGCTGGAGGGTATGGCCGGTGTGGCGGAACTCTCCAGAAGGAACGTTCCGGACGTGCTTTTCCTCCTCACACCTCATCATGCGATGGAGAAAGGAATCACCATCATTCGAGGAAAATCTTTCCATGGTGACCTGCGGCGCTTTGGAGCCCCCGAAGTGGGGCTTTCTTTGACCGGGGAAACGATCCGCGTGGAGGAATTGTCTCGGACCCTTTCGACTTCCTTTCCTGTCACCGTGCTGGAAGGCGAACAGGTTGCGCTGGATCACGCAAGCCTGGTGCCGCTCCTGTTTCTTTCGCAAACCTGGGGCCAGGTTCCGCCGCGTCTGCTCCTTGCCAATCCCCTCGGACTCACTCTCCAACAAGCCTTCAACGCGGGAAAGCTCCTGAGAGACATACGTTTTCCTGAAAAATGGGCCTTGGTAGCCAGTGGAGATCTCTCCCATTGTCTTTCCCAGGATGCTCCCGGTGGATTCAACCCCCAGGGGGCAATCCACGATCAGGCGGCCCAAAACGCTCTTGAAATGTCCTCGCCTGCGCCAATCTTCGCTCTTTCAACATCGCAGGTCGAACAGGCAGGCGAGTGTGGGCTGCGTTCCTTACTCGTCTTTCTGGGATTTGCCCGCGGTGAACCCATACACACTCTGTCTTACGAAGCGCCTTTCGGCGTGGGATACTGTACAGCCTTCTGGCATGGAGAAGAGACACGAAAGGGGGGATGAGAGCATGACCGTCTCCGGATATGAGGTACCGCACCCCTACGTTCGTTTGGCACGAAAACAGATTGAAGCCTACGTGATGCACAAAAAGCTTCTTTCTGCAGAAGAGGCATTGCTTCTTTGCGCGGACTCGGCAATCTGGACTCCTCGACGAGCCTGCTTCGTTTCCATCAAGACAACGAAGGGACATCTGCGGGGGTGTATCGGCACCATACTTCCAAGTCGTTCCACTCTCGCGGAAGAGCTTCTCGCCAACGCCGTGGCCGCCGCCTCCAGAGATCCTCGTTTTCCTCCCCTGACCGAGGAAGAGTTGCCGCATATCCGCGTCTCCGTAGATATTCTTTCTCTCCCAGAGCTGGTCCGGTCTGAAAGCGAACTGGACCCGAAACGTTACGGTGTTATTGTGGAAAAAGGTAATTCTCGAGGTGTGCTCCTCCCGAATCTGGAGGGCGTGGAAAGCACTTCGGAGCAACTTGCCATCGCCTGTGCCAAGGCTGGGATCCGCACTCTCGAGGGAACGACGCTGTATCGTTTCATTGTCGAGAGGTACCTTGAAAGAGGCATACCCGATGAAAGCGTCTGAGGAAGAACGGAGAAGCAAGTCTTTGCCACACCGGAGCTGCCTTTGGTACGAGCGTGCCGGAGAGGACGCCTTGTGTCGCCTGTGCCCTCATGCCTGCCGTATTTCTCCGGGTGGTGTCGGACGCTGTCTTGTCAGAAAAAATGACCCGCATCACGGATTCATTTCCCTCAATGACGGACAAGCCGCGGCCATCGCGGTAGATCCTATGGAAAAGAAGCCCTTATATCACTTTCACCCGGGGACACACATTCTCTCCCTGGGAACCGTGGGATGTAACATGGGATGCCCTTTTTGCCAGAACTGGCCCCTCGCCACCAGCGTCCCCTCAGTGGAACTCGTTCCGATCGAGCCACCCGATGTGGAGCAAATCTTGCAGCGCCATTCCCTCCGATCCGTCGCCTTCACGTACAATGAACCCAGCGTTTGGTACGAGTTCGTGTTACGCTGCGCACAGTATTTGAAGGAACGGGGATATTTTGTTGTGCTCGTCACGAACGGTATGATGTGTTCCGCTCCTCTCAGAGCACTCCTTCCTTACATTGATGCCGCCAATGTGGACGTGAAGGCCTTTTCCGAGGAACACTACACATTCTTGGGTGGCAGCCTCCAATCCGTTCTTTCCTTCGTGGAAACACTTTTTTCAGGAGGTGTCCATGTGGAGTTGACGCATCTCCTCGTTCCGGGATTCAACGACTCGGAAGAAGAATTTGAATCCCTTCTTCGCTGGATCGCCGCTCTCTCGCCTTCGATCCCTCTCCACGTGAGTCGCTCCTTCCCGCAGCACCGCTGGCCGGGCCCCTCTCCATCCCTCGAACAGATGCAACGGAGAGAAAAACTTGCAAAAACCCACCTCTTCTACGTATATCTCGGCAATGTTCCCTCCATGGCAACAACCATCTGCCGCCACTGCGGGCATGACATTCTTACAAGGGAATGTTATAATATAAAAATGATGGAATTAGATGCATTTGGAAAGTGCAACTTTTGCGGAGGGAACAATTTTTTCCGCCTGCCTGGTTCCGTCTGAGTGAGAAAAGTGTTTCCGAAGACGGACGCGTGTGGGGTTTCGTTTGCACTTGCGACAGAGAGGGAAAACTTCGAAAAGTATAACAGAAGACAAACCGCGTGAGGGCCCATTCACCTACATCGAAGAAGAGAAAGAAGGGGACGGAAAGATGAGCATGCAGAGCATCGAACTGAACGGCCACTCCCTGACCCTGCAGGATGTCGTGCGTGTTTCCAGGGAGGATTTCCCCGTGTCGCTCGATCCCGCCGCTGTAGCCTTCGTGGAGCGAGGTGCAAACATGGTTGCCTCCTGGGTTCGTGACGGAAGAGTCATCTACGGAATCACCACGGGGTTCGGAGATCTCGCTTCGGTAGTCATCCCCCAGGAGAAAAGCGAACTGCTTCAGCACAACCTGCTCGTTAGCCATGCCTGTGGCGTAGGCGAACCCTTTCCCGAGGATGTGGTCCGAGCGATCATGCTTCTGCGGATCAACACATTGATCCGCGGCTTTTCCGGCATCAGCCTCCCCACGCTCACCCTTCTGCTGAACATGCTCAATCTCGGCATTCATCCGATCATTCCCTGTCAAGGCTCCGTCGGAGCCAGCGGAGATCTCTGTCCTCTTTCACATCTCGCCATAGCGCTTCTTGGTCTGGGAGAAGCCATGTACAAGGGAAAACGCCTTCCCGTCGCCGATGCGTTCGCTCAGACAGGGCTGGAAGCGGTGGCACTCAAGCCCAAGGAAGGACTTGCTCTCAACAATGGAACAACTGTGTTGACTGCAGTGGGAGCGTTGACGGTATACGATGCACTTCATACGGCAAAGGTCGCGGACATTGCCGCGGCACTTTCGCTTGAAGCGCTCCGAGGCGTTCCCTACGCGTTTGACCCTCGAACACACGAATTGCGCCCCCACATCGGCCAGAGACAGGTCGCGTCGAATATGCGCCGTCTCATCGAAGCCAGCGAAATCATCGAAAAATACAAACATGACCGTGTCCAGGACGCTTATTCCCTGCGCTGCGTCCCCCAAGTCCACGGAGCAAGCCGGGATGCGGTGGAGTATGTACGCCAGAAGATCGCGGTAGAGATTAACTCCGTGACGGACAATCCTCTCATCTTTCCCGCCGAGGAAGAAGCTATCAGCGGAGGTAATTTCCATGGCCAACCCATCGCCATCGCCATGGATTTCTTCGGTATCGCCGCTGCGGAACTGGCAAGCATTTCCGAGAGACGGGTGGCTCGCCTGGTGGATGCGAAGCTCTCCGGACTTCCTCCGTTTCTCGTGAGCAACAGCGGCCTGAACAGCGGGTTCATGATCCCGCAATATGTCTGCGCCGCACTCGTGTCCGAGAACAAGGTCCTCGCTCACCCCTCTTCCGTGGACAGTATTCCCACGTCTGCAAACCAGGAAGATCATGTCTCCATGGGGATGTATTCTTCCAGAAAGGGAAGAGCGATCCTTGAGAACGCCGAGAAGGTTCTCGCCGTGGAACTTCTCTGCGCTGCCCAGGGGGTGGAGTTTCACAAACCCCTTCAGCCAGGAAGAGGAACCCGTGTCGCCCGGCGCCTGATTCGGGAGCACGTACCCTTTGTTCAAGAGGATTGTTTTCTCCAGCCGCTCATCGAAGACGTGCTCCATCTGGTTCGCAGTGGAGAACTGGTGCAGTGCGTGGAGGAAGAAATCGGGCCCCTCTCGTGACAAGACAATCTGAAAAGACACGGTGATGCGCGTGTGTCATTTTTGCGGATTTGGAAACGTTTTTGCACGTAATGGCAGACAACAGGATGATTTTGAACAACGAATGGTGTATTTTTTAAGGGAGGGACTATAAACAATGGTACGCAGATTGGTCGAGTGTGTTCCGAACTTCAGCGAGGGACGACGTCCAGAGATCATCGAGGCACTGGTGGCACCCTTCAAAAAAAGGAAGGGTGTTTATCTGTTCGACTACAGGGCCGACGAGGACCACAATCGTCTCGTCGTGAGCTTGGTGGGTGAACCGGAACCGATGGAGGACGCACTGCTCGAAGCCGCCAGGGTCGCGATGGAAAACATCGATATGGAGCATCACCAAGGCGGTCATCCCCGCATCGGCGCGGTGGACGTCATTCCATTCACACCGCTGAAGAACATGAGCATGGAGGAATGCGTGCTCCTCGCGCATACCTTTGGAGAGCGTTATTGGCAAGAGACGGGCATTCCCGTGTATTTCTACGAAGAGGCGGCCCTGCGCCCCGAGAGAAAACGCCTTGAAGTTATCAGAAAGGGGCAGTACGAGACACTCAAGGTGGAAGTCCTCTCGAATCCCGAGCGGCTTCCGGACAAGGGGAGTGCAGCACTCCATCCCACTGCCGGAGCCACCGTGATCGGAGCACGCACCTTCCTCGTCGCGTTCAATGTCAATCTTGGAACAACGGATGTCGCCATCGCGAAAGAAATTGCCAAGGCTGTTCGCGCTTCCAGCGGAGGCTTTTGTCATGTGAAAGGCATCGGCCTCGCCCTTGAGGACCGAGGGCTCGTTCAGGTGAGCATGAATCTCGTTGACCACCGAAAGAACGCCCTCTACCGCGTGCTGGAGACCATTCGGATGGAGGCCCGCCGCTGGGGTGTCCCGGTGGTGGAGACCGAACTCTACGGCATGGTTCCCACCGAGGCTCTTCTCGACAGTGCCGCCTATTATCTCCAAGCTAACGGATTCGATCCGCGACAGGCGATCGAACTACGCCTCCTGGAAATGATGGAGGAGGAGCAAGCATGACCGTGAAACTTTTCCACAACGCCCGGATCTGGACAGCCTCCGACAGGGGAATTCCACTGCGCGGAACGGAACAGGGGAACGTGACCATCTGGGAACGTGGAGCTCTTTTGGTCCAAGGCGGAACCATCGCCTGCGTCGGAGAGGAGATTCCCGTTCGAAAAGCGTTGGAAGAGCTTCTCGCCGAAAAAGGGGATTCCGTTCCGTTTCAGGAAATCGACTGCTGTGGGCGCTGTCTTGTCCCTGGATTTGTGGACCCCCACACGCACATGTGTTTTGTCGAGC
Above is a genomic segment from Aminiphilus circumscriptus DSM 16581 containing:
- a CDS encoding DUF2905 domain-containing protein, whose translation is MSVNTIAKLFLVAGVLLLSLGLLLLLFEKCSIPFGKLPGDFVFRRKNITIAFPFMTMLIISLLLTVGINIFWRWFR
- the hutH gene encoding histidine ammonia-lyase, which translates into the protein MQSIELNGHSLTLQDVVRVSREDFPVSLDPAAVAFVERGANMVASWVRDGRVIYGITTGFGDLASVVIPQEKSELLQHNLLVSHACGVGEPFPEDVVRAIMLLRINTLIRGFSGISLPTLTLLLNMLNLGIHPIIPCQGSVGASGDLCPLSHLAIALLGLGEAMYKGKRLPVADAFAQTGLEAVALKPKEGLALNNGTTVLTAVGALTVYDALHTAKVADIAAALSLEALRGVPYAFDPRTHELRPHIGQRQVASNMRRLIEASEIIEKYKHDRVQDAYSLRCVPQVHGASRDAVEYVRQKIAVEINSVTDNPLIFPAEEEAISGGNFHGQPIAIAMDFFGIAAAELASISERRVARLVDAKLSGLPPFLVSNSGLNSGFMIPQYVCAALVSENKVLAHPSSVDSIPTSANQEDHVSMGMYSSRKGRAILENAEKVLAVELLCAAQGVEFHKPLQPGRGTRVARRLIREHVPFVQEDCFLQPLIEDVLHLVRSGELVQCVEEEIGPLS
- the queA gene encoding tRNA preQ1(34) S-adenosylmethionine ribosyltransferase-isomerase QueA, yielding MTRDDSTKYALPAPSLFAADSYEYVLPKEQIAQNPVEPRDHSKLLVLQRGTEKCEHRHFFDLPDYLEAGDLLVLNNTRVLPARLLGEKVSSGAHVEILLLRPVCDDWTYWEALVRPGKKLREGHEVRLVDGTFLYVEKVQEEGIRLIRFPRNVNVRAVLDRAGEIPLPPYITDTSAERERYQTVYAEKEGSVAAPTAGLHFTRTLLETLHTKGIEIAFLTLHVGLGTFRPVSSSDIREHAMHREYYSVPPSTAEALKQVRHKGKRVIAVGTTVVRCLESASETTLSCGGDGDTDIFIYPGFRFRVIDGMVTNFHLPRSTLLMLVAAFAGYEKTLNAYALAVAEKYRFFSFGDAMLVL
- a CDS encoding SpoIID/LytB domain-containing protein, with protein sequence MMYAHRTFRNVLLVASFVFIVVLAPFAEGAEKTLTVGVALDVTQGTLSSRSAFILTDRNGKKLSVPRSVVFSVPKPGTILVGKTSLALPVNISGKSPLTFEKTAYRGSLRLTQNKSGVNVINVIGVEGYLRGVLKMEVNPQWPFETLKAQAIIARTYALKHVGRHRDQGFDLCATQHCQVYRGVNAEDPRSDKAISVTKGMVLTYRGELALTPYHSDSGGVTADVSSVWGGSHEYLQAREEPFASGSPYASWESSFSERELADAIRSLGVNVGSIISLIPENKDPRGRVPRLLVEGTTGKASVSTHQLRMALGPTVLRSTVFEISASPRGNDVPSATSTFPAPTPASPPTGSDTNRSLTSGEDLVIALTQEGAFSTEELMDMLLHPEKRQDYVQKALSRSKRPSLPVVPVPEAPAMPGKTFHFKGRGWGHGVGLSQWGAKSMADRGWTCTQILDHYYPGTSTKKVY
- the ruvA gene encoding Holliday junction branch migration protein RuvA, which gives rise to MLQHLQGIVDSIENQYVVLDVGGLGFALLCSRSVLARAQRGGNLRLYTSLSVAEGGILSLFGFSTPEERKLFDMLTSVKGIGGKMAMGLLGTLEMETILHAILSGSPVLLASAPGIGRKTAERICFELQEKIKKTPLLSQTIVVPELSGQSTVAAAVLQALESLGFSLAESREGLQEALKKTVPPDSEEQLLQAALQSLTRRR
- a CDS encoding class III extradiol dioxygenase subunit B-like domain-containing protein; protein product: MWTWSALVPHPPVLIPQVGRGRERKALKTLEGMAGVAELSRRNVPDVLFLLTPHHAMEKGITIIRGKSFHGDLRRFGAPEVGLSLTGETIRVEELSRTLSTSFPVTVLEGEQVALDHASLVPLLFLSQTWGQVPPRLLLANPLGLTLQQAFNAGKLLRDIRFPEKWALVASGDLSHCLSQDAPGGFNPQGAIHDQAAQNALEMSSPAPIFALSTSQVEQAGECGLRSLLVFLGFARGEPIHTLSYEAPFGVGYCTAFWHGEETRKGG
- the ftcD gene encoding glutamate formimidoyltransferase; its protein translation is MVRRLVECVPNFSEGRRPEIIEALVAPFKKRKGVYLFDYRADEDHNRLVVSLVGEPEPMEDALLEAARVAMENIDMEHHQGGHPRIGAVDVIPFTPLKNMSMEECVLLAHTFGERYWQETGIPVYFYEEAALRPERKRLEVIRKGQYETLKVEVLSNPERLPDKGSAALHPTAGATVIGARTFLVAFNVNLGTTDVAIAKEIAKAVRASSGGFCHVKGIGLALEDRGLVQVSMNLVDHRKNALYRVLETIRMEARRWGVPVVETELYGMVPTEALLDSAAYYLQANGFDPRQAIELRLLEMMEEEQA
- the amrA gene encoding AmmeMemoRadiSam system protein A, producing the protein MTVSGYEVPHPYVRLARKQIEAYVMHKKLLSAEEALLLCADSAIWTPRRACFVSIKTTKGHLRGCIGTILPSRSTLAEELLANAVAAASRDPRFPPLTEEELPHIRVSVDILSLPELVRSESELDPKRYGVIVEKGNSRGVLLPNLEGVESTSEQLAIACAKAGIRTLEGTTLYRFIVERYLERGIPDESV
- the amrS gene encoding AmmeMemoRadiSam system radical SAM enzyme; the protein is MKASEEERRSKSLPHRSCLWYERAGEDALCRLCPHACRISPGGVGRCLVRKNDPHHGFISLNDGQAAAIAVDPMEKKPLYHFHPGTHILSLGTVGCNMGCPFCQNWPLATSVPSVELVPIEPPDVEQILQRHSLRSVAFTYNEPSVWYEFVLRCAQYLKERGYFVVLVTNGMMCSAPLRALLPYIDAANVDVKAFSEEHYTFLGGSLQSVLSFVETLFSGGVHVELTHLLVPGFNDSEEEFESLLRWIAALSPSIPLHVSRSFPQHRWPGPSPSLEQMQRREKLAKTHLFYVYLGNVPSMATTICRHCGHDILTRECYNIKMMELDAFGKCNFCGGNNFFRLPGSV
- the ruvC gene encoding crossover junction endodeoxyribonuclease RuvC; amino-acid sequence: MKFRCLGVDPGLGRLGFGVIAQERSTLRVERFGCIETPPHSVLPGRLLLLYEELHKIFEERTIHLVAVEQLFFGRNTTTAAMVWQARGVVLLSAAQAGIPTVEPKPSEVKLAVCGNGNAEKKQVQGMIRYLLGLSAPPKPDDAADALAVAIAGIALWRWNSGETPSP
- the ruvB gene encoding Holliday junction branch migration DNA helicase RuvB → MFSSEEPSFSALESRNIPDRPSAKETQRLVTPPRQTEGDDFVHLRPKNLRDFVGQEALRQKLSIFVTAARQRGEPLDHVLFYGPPGLGKTTLAGIISREMGGELRITTGPALERAGDLAAILSNLQPKDVLFIDEIHRLSPSVEEILYSSMEDFALDIVVGKGPLARTIRLQLPPFTLVGATTRLGLLTSPLRSRFGIVEQLDLYTPEELATIAIRAAGTFGVAIDENAALEMGRRSRGTPRIALRLLRRIRDVAEVRGASAIDLPMSRLALEMLGVDDLGLDEGDRKLLRALVELFGGGPVGLTTLAAALNEESQTIEDIYEPFLIRKGLLERTPRGRKATSGTFAYLGKNPPREFEQLSFAATLEEEERYVSKEGG